From the Wolbachia endosymbiont of Encarsia formosa genome, the window TATAAAACAGTAAAATATCTTTTTTCATGGGTAACCTCTTAATTATTGCTAAAATATTCGAGTTTACCCTATTTCCCTCTTTATTAATTCTACTTTTATCTGTTTTCTAATCCATAACTAGGGTTTAAAGCAGAAAAAGTATTGAAATAAAGCGGTTAGTGAAATATGTAATGCATTTGGTTCTAAATGAATATGGTGTAAAGCATGTGATTGTTGCAAATGTGACTGAGGTTGTTTGGTTAGCTATAAAATGAAAAGTATGCTTGGTAAATATAAGAGCAAAGGGTTAAATGATCGAGATGTATACCTATCAAACATCACAGACCAGTTTGGGGGAGGGTGATTTGGAAAAAGTATAAACATACTTTTGTTGATATTTAAAGTAGGGCTTGATACTTACTATAATTCTGGACGCATCAAAGAAATACTAAAGGATTATTTCTTTTTTGATTATTTTTATCCAACTGCAGAACCTTGTTGTGAAGTTGGTAATGAAATGTATGAGTTGATAAAAATTAGATTTCTTTTAAACATCTTTGCGGTTTGTAGTAACTATCTGCATAGCTGAATGGTAAAGGGGGGAACAAAGTAATCTAAAACATAGAGAAAATACGACGGTGCTTGATACGTAGCTATTGCGATTTTATTCTCTTTTTGTAATTCTAATACTAGAATGATATTCTACTAGTGAAGTTTATTCTTTGATATATTAACTATAAATATAGAGAAGTCTTATTAAATAAAAAAGGTAAAAGAACCTATGAGTAGTAAAGTTTTGACTCTATATTACTGTAAGTGGTGCTGTAATAATGTTCTAACAAGAGTGACTTGGCTGAGTATAGAAAAAATTTAAAAAAACCGCTATAATTTTACGTAATCTACCAATAAACACCTAAGTTTTTACTGGATTTTGTGATTGATTCTGCAGGTCAAAAACAAATTTTGAGTCATAACTACTTTTAGTGCTATAATAAAATAGAGAGGCTTGTCAAGTAAAGCTCTTTATTTCATCGGATGCGCTGCCAAATTGTTATGCAAGCAAGTTTTTAGTTTTCGTATACTAGAAGTAATTCTTGTGCATTGGCCTTGATTATAGGAGGACATTCTCTATCATTTAATAATGAATGCAATATTTCAATTGCACCTTTAATGTCGTTATTATGTATCTTTACTACAGCGATAGCTTCTTGGCTTGAATAAGGGTACACTGCACTTGATTCTAAATTATCAATTTTATCTTTATTTATTTTTTCATCGTTGGAGTGAAGTAAGCTCATTACCTCTAAGTATTGTGCTAACTCACGCAAAACATTAGGAGCATCTTTATCATCTGCCAAATCATTATAAATAATAGATGATATGTCTGTTGGCATTGAATCTGAGATATGATTGAATGCGTGTTCAAAATTTGCTAAATATCCCCAGTTTGAATCTATTTCTTCTAGAAGCGGCTTACTATCTTTTTTTAAGAATAATACTTCGTAAAATTTGTCACCTGCAGTTATAGATTGTTTTTTGTTATCAATGTTGCGCAATAAGTATAATGTGATGCCAACTAACATTGGTGCGAGTGCAAGCAGAAAGATGTATTTTTTCATGGTAATATTCCAAATAGTTATATATTTATACATTAATGCTTTTGATTTGCAAAAACATATTGACATAGTGATTATATCACATAATAATATTCTTAGAGTTGTTTGAATAGTTGGAGATTAAAATATTTCTAAAGTAGAAATAAAGACAGCAGTATTAAGCTAAATTATTTTTTGTCGGATTTATCCGATGTACCCTCAACCTTTTATAGGTTGAAGTCTAAATTTGAGAGTTTGATCCTGGCTCAGAATGAACGCTGGCGGCAGGCCTAACACATGCAAGTCGAACGGAGTTATATTATAGCTTGCTATGGTATAACTTAGTGGCAGACGGGTGAGTAATGTATAGGAATCTACCTAGTAGTACGGAATAATTGCTGGAAACGGCAGCTAATACCGTATACGCCCTACGGGGGAAAAATTTATTGCTATTAGATGAGCCTATATTAGATTAGCTAGTTGGTGGAGTAATAGCCTACCAAGGCAATGATCTATAGCTGATCTGAGAGGATGATCAGCCACACTGGAACTGAGATACGGTCCAGACTTCTACGGGAGGCAGCAGTGGGGAATATTGGACAATGGGCGAAAGCCTGATCCAGCCATGTCGCATGAGTGAAGAAGGCCTTTGGGTTGTAAAGCTCTTTTAGTGAGGAAGATAATGACGGTACTCACAGAAGAAGTCCTGGCTAACTCCGTGCCAGCAGCCGCGGTAATACGGAGAGGGCTAGCGTTATTCGGAATTATTGGGCGTAAAGGGCGCGTAGGCTGATTAATAAGTTAAAAGTGAAATCCCGAGGCTTAACCTTGGAATTGCTTTTAAAACTATTAATCTAGAGATTGAAAGAGGATAGAGGAATTCCTGATGTAGAGGTAAAATTCGTAAATATTAGGAGGAACACCAGTGGCGAAGGCGTCTATCTGGTTCAAATCTGACGCTGAGGCGCGAAGGCGTGGGGAGCAAACAGGATTAGATACCCTGGTAGTCCACGCTGTAAACGATGAATGTTAAATATGGGAAGTTTACTTTCTGTATTACAGCTAACGCGTTAAACATTCCGCCTGGGGACTACGGTCGCAAGATTAAAACTCAAAGGAATTGACGGGGACCCGCACAAGCGGTGGAGCATGTGGTTTAATTCGATGCAACGCGAAAAACCTTACCACTTCTTGACATGGAAATCATACCTATTCGAAGGGATAGGGTCGGTTCTGCCGGATTTTACACAGGTGTTGCATGGCTGTCGTCAGCTCGTGTCGTGAGATGTTGGGTTAAGTCCCGCAACGAGCGCAACCCTCATCCTTAGTTGCCATCAGGTAATGCTGAGTACTTTAAGGAAACTGCCAGTGATAAGCTGGAGGAAGGTGGGGATGATGTCAAGTCATCATGGCCTTTATGAAGTGGGCTACACACGTGCTACAATGGTGTCTACAATGGGCTGCAAGGTGCGCAAGCCTAAGCTAATCCCTAAAAGACATCTCAGTTCGGATTGTACTCTGCAACTCGAGTGCATGAAGTTGGAATCGCTAGTAATCGTGGATCAGCATGCCACGGTGAATACGTTCTCGGGTCTTGTACACACTGCCCGTCACGCCATGGGAATTGGTTTCACTCGAAGCTAATGGCCTAACCGCAAGGAAGGAGTTATTTAAAGTGGGATCAGTGACTGGGGTGAAGTCGTAACAAGGTAGCAGTAGGGGAATCTGCAGCTGGATTACCTCCTTAGGCTTTGTACGTAATTCACCATTTCAAATAATAGTGTCATTATGTACTATACTGCTGTCTTTACTTCTACTTTATTTTTTAATTTCTCGATAACGAAATTTTATGAGTAATAGGCCTCTTTCCCCGCATCTACAAATATATAAAGTACGAGTTACTAGTTTTTTTTCTATTATGCATAGATTGACTGGTATCTTGCTATTTCTTTTATTAATCATACTTTCTTGGTATTTTATATTATATGTTTACTCCCCTAAGTTAGTTGTAGTAAGGTGCTTAAATGTATTATTGTTCACTCCCCTTGCTAAATTAGCTTATATCTTATGCTTTATAAGCTTTATGCATCATTTTCTTAATGGTATTCGTCATTTGCTGTGGGATGCTGGGCTTAATTTAGAAATTGCTAGTGTTTCAAAAAGTGCTATGTTAGTAACAATAATGCTATTTCTTTCTACTATGGCTTTTTTATTTATGTGTATATGAGTCAATCTGTAAATTCAGTACATCATTGGTGGATCCAGCGTGTTTCTTCGGTAATTTTACTGTTCCTGTTTCCTTGGTTTATCTATTCGTTTTCTTGCACATTTTATACTGATAGTTCTTTGTCTTTTAGTGAGAAATTTATTAATTATCCACTAGAGCTTTTGTTTTTTGTTATACTGGTGTTTTGCATTTTTTGGCATGCAGTTCTCGGAATGCAGGTGGTGTGTGAAGATTATATAGACAGCGTACCTCTAAGAATTTTTACAATTACATGCATAAAATACTTATCAAGCATTACTTATATAGTACTTGCTTTTACGACTTTTTTCTTTTATAGGCATATTTTCTTGTAAAATTGTTAGTTCTGTGTTAATATATTATTAGTTTACTAATTTTATTATTGAACTATAGCAATTTTGGTTTGACAACATGTTCAGAGTGTTAAAAAAAGGAGTAGCAGATTTTACGCTTAAAGCAAAAGGTTTATTTGCTTCATCTGAATCTCAAATTTATGTCAAGGATCTTAGAAAGGTAATGACATATACAGATGGAAGAAAATGCAAATATCCAAAGAATTACGATCAGATTGTAAAATCTGGGAAAATTACAGAAGATGAGAATAGTAATGGTGAAACTATATATAAACTTTTATATGGCAAGACAGACACAGATGGAAGAAAACAAAGTTTTGAATTGATTCTTGTCAAGGAAACGGACGATAGGTCTTATTTTACTATTGATTTTTTAGTTAATCGGGAAAAAAACAAGGATGTTAAGCATGATGATGGCTACTATAAACCATTTGAGTTTTCAAAAATCGATCTTGAAAAACACTTGCCGGTCTTTGAGGTTGATACTAAGTTACTTAGATTAACTAATTCTTCTTTTCTTGCTAAAAAAGGTTGCTTCATCAATGATGACACGGGAGAAGTTGATGAGAAAGATAGAGATGAAAAAGGAAGAAATGGAGAATTATTATACACTAGTAATTACAAGAAGCTAAGCACCCATTTTTCAGAAATTAGAGATCAGGATGGTAATCTAGAGCTAGATAAAAGTCTTATATCTGTTCCTATCGTTTTTGTTACAAGCTTGGCTAAAGTTTGTACTAAATTGTTGACCTCTCCTCCTATAAAGTTATCGGAGTATTTAATAAGCAAACAAAACCCAATTGCAAAGTCTTTTGGATATCTTTTGTTCACCCCTGCAATGGCAGTAAAAAATTTAGTAAATATGGGAGCTACCATACTTAAGGCTCCAATTTTATTATTTGTAGCAGATAAGAAGAAGTATGGTGATGCTTATCTTACTATGTGGAAACACCAATTGAAAGAATGTTGGAAAGAAGTAAAAAGCAACTTTAATGTTGTTACAAATGGGGAAAGGCCAAAGCCGAAGCAGAAGGATCATAAGCCACTTAGCATAGCGGGTACATGGAAAGAGCTTAACGCTAGAAAATCAGATATTGAAAAAAACTTAGAGAAGGGGTTGAGCAAAAATAGTCAAAGTATAGACAAATCTAGAGAACTAGGTTTTGGAGAAAGCTTAAAGGAAAAGTTGCAAAACAAAACTGATGAAAAAGTAGCTGCAGCCGTTAATCAAAAAAGCAACACTCCTTATATTGATAGAGAGATAGAAAGAAGACAAGACTCATCACGAAATGTAGGGACTCCATCACGCTCGTAGTCAACCATCACTTTAAATTACTTTTTACTTTAATCATCTCACAATAAAAACTTGCATGCATTTTGCCGTTAGTATAAGATATTAATCAAATAATTAATATCTTAATTAAATGCGCCCTGTAATACTGTGTGGTGGTAGTGGCAGCAGACTTTGGCCTCTATCTAAGCCAAAGCAATTTCAGAAAATATTTAGTCAGAATACTATGTTTCACAACACTTTGTTGAGGCTAAAAGGCGATTATATGCCACCCATCATTACCACAAATATACAATATGAGTCATTATTGATGCAGGAATTACATTCATTACAGGAATGTAAAGTAGTTTTTGAACCAGTTAAAATTGGGACAGCGGCAGCAACACTAATTGCTGTGCTTCTCTGCGATAGGAACGAGACAATCTTAGTTCTGCCTTCAGACCATTTTATAGGTGATTTGAATAGTTTTTATGTTTCTATTGAGAAAGCGTCTAAGCTAGCCTCTGAAACTGACTCTATAGTCACTTTTGGGGTAAAGCATCATGAATTCAATTATGAATACGGCTATATAAATGCAGTATATGGTCAGAAAGAAAAATGTCATATAGTAAAAGATTTTACAGAAAAACCCGAGCGTAAGGTAAGTAACGATCATTATTGGAACTCTGGAATATTTGTGTTTAGAGCAAAACGCTATATAGATGAGATAAAAAAAATTGCTCCGACTCTCTATAATTTATGTTGTGAAAGTATGAAGCATTTTGTATCACGAGAGAGATTTCTGTATTTAGAACAGCAAAATTGTGCAGGAATGGGTGATACATCTATTGATCACCTAGTGATAGAAAAAGCAGAAAATATTGTAATGATAGAAGCCAATTTCGATTGGATGGATGTTGGCACTTGGGGTTCAGTTTTAGAGTTAAGTAAGAGATTTAATAAGAATTTTGAGTCGTTTCAAGCTGTAACCAAAGGAAGAGAGCCAGTTTTGATGACAGAAAATGATGCAAAAAATTTACTAGGTAGAGTTTATAAACGGCCAAGTAAGAGCCTAATGTTGTTCATTAATAAAGTTAAGGAAGTAAAGCCAATAAGGAAAGAGATTAAGCCATGGGGATTTTATAGTGTAGTTTTAATGGGCAAGGATTTTCTTATAAAATACCTTTTTATAAATCCACTGAGCTGCACTTCTAAGCAATTTCACCACTATAGAGATGAGTACCATATAATACTATCAGGGGTTGGATGCGTGAGTTTAGATGACAAAACATATGCTATAACAAAAAATCATGTAGTAGAGATTCCAAGGAAGGTGTTTCATAAAATTGAGAATAAAAGTACAAGATTTCCTCTTGAGATAGTTGAGTTTCAGGTAGGAAAGTTTTTATCTGATAATGATATAGTAAGATTGGACGATATATATGGAAGGTCTTAATATATAATATTGAATATATTCTATAAGCTTGCTAAATTTAGACAACCTAATTTGAGGTAAAGGAAAAATTACAGTTATATGAAGCATAAAAAGTATGATATTTAAATCTTAGTATAATGTCTATTGCCTTTGAATTTACTATGGCTATTCGCTATTTGCGAGCAAAGAATTCTAGATTTTGCTCTATAATGGCCTTGTTTTCTATTATTGGTATTGCTCTTGGAGTTGCAACGCTAATAGTAGTAATGTCTGTAATGAATGGGTTCAGAGCAAAGCTGCTCGACTCTGTACTTGGCATTAATGGTCATATTAATGTTTACTTTGATAGAAGCATAAATTCAGATTACCACGCAGTGTTAAAATCTATTGAGAAAATCCCAGGTGTATTAAAAGCTACTTCTATGACCAATGATCAAGTGATCGTTGCAGCAAATGGTGGAATTGTGGGTAGCGTAGTCCGTGGTGTGTCAACTAAAGACTTACTTAATAATACTACCGTTAAGAATAATGTAATTATGGGTAACGTGAAAAAATTCGATGAAGGTATCATAATAGGGGCAAGATTAGCAGAAGCTTTGAATATTGATTATGGTGATAACATTATGCTTATATCACCTGAAGGATTTGACGCATTGTCTGGTGAAATACCAAAAATTAAAGAATATAAAGTTGTAGCAATATTTGATATGGGTATGTTTGAGTATGATAATACTTTGGTGTATATGCCCATAAAGTCAGCTCAAGCTTTTTTTAATTATAAAGATAATGTGAGAAGTATAGAAGTGTTTGTAGATGATATTGCTATGGCTAATAAGCTAGCAAACGCTATAGCAAAAGAAACAGGAATGAGAGCTGAAAGTTGGCAATCTCAGCAAAGCCATTATGTTAATGCTTTAAAGACTGAAAGAAATGTGATGTTTTTAATTCTTACTTTAATTATAGTTGTAGCAGCATTCAATATTGTTTCAAGTTTGATGATGATAGTGCAAGAAAAGAAATCTGCAATTGCAATTATGCGTACGTTTGGTGCAACAAGCGGAAGTATTATGCGCATATTTTGTGCTTGTGGATTGCTCATTGGTTTCACAGGGACTTGTCTTGGCTCTATTATAGGGGTTGTTTTTTCTCTCAATATTGAAAATATTAGAGTGTTTTTAGAAAACATTACCAACATCAAGCTGTTTGATCCCATGATATACTTTTTTTCAAGTTTGCCAGTGATATTAGTCTCTCAAGATGTAGTGAACATTTCTGCGCTTGCATTGTTCTTATCATTTTTAGCGACAATTCCTCCTGCATTGAAGGCAGCTGCGCAAGATCCTGTGGAGATATTACGTTATGAATGATACTTGGAAAAAATGCATAGGTTGGTCCTTAATTATATTGTTGTTTGTTAGCTATATTGCAATAAATGACATAATATTTTTTAAAATAAACCAACAAGAAAGTGAAGGCAGTATGAATGTTTTAACGGAAAAGATAGATGAACTTAGAACGTTGCTTGAAGTGAATCAATCTAGGGTAGAAAAAAGGATATTTGACTTAAAGAGAAATCTGCACACTCAATGTGAGCAAGGTGATGGTAGTTTAAGGCACAAGAACCTTGCAAAGTTGCTGCTACTTGTGATTAAGATGAAGAATTCGTTATTGCGAGAAGTGAAGTTTGATAATCATATAAATTCAATAAAGCCTTTGATATCAGAGCTTGACGATCCAGAAATAGAAAATGCAGTGAGTGAACTGGAAAATTTGAAAGAAGTAGATACTTTACACGAGTTAAAATTATCTTTTGAGAAGAATGTTACTGTTATTAACTGCAATAAAAGTAACTTGTTTAAAAAAATCATTTCAAATTGGATAAAGATAGATGATCGTAGTGATCCACTCAGGTTAAAGCTTGCAGAAATTGAAGAATTAATAAGCGATAATGATTGGCAGAGCATAGCTACTACAATAGGTGACTTAACACATCCAGAATTCAAACCATGGCTTAATAAATTGAATGATTTTATTGTAGCTTTCAAGAATACTTCAATAATATATCGTCACTTATTACAATACATCTCATGATTTATTTTATAATTTTTGCTTTTTCGTTTTTATTTGGCATATGGATCAAGGTAAGTGGTGAAGTAATAAAATTGGAATTAGGCAATTACACTATAAGTATTGATCTATATTTCGTTATTCTTGCTTGCGTAGTCTTATTATTTTTATTGATTGCAGTTGCACGTTTTTGTTCTTCTATTTCATCAACATTTGCTAACATAAAAAATAGAAGAAGAAGTAGGGAAGAATTGCTTCTCTTTGAAGCTTTCTTTAGCTTAGACTTAGGTAATATAGAGAACACCAATAAACT encodes:
- the sdhC gene encoding succinate dehydrogenase, cytochrome b556 subunit, giving the protein MSNRPLSPHLQIYKVRVTSFFSIMHRLTGILLFLLLIILSWYFILYVYSPKLVVVRCLNVLLFTPLAKLAYILCFISFMHHFLNGIRHLLWDAGLNLEIASVSKSAMLVTIMLFLSTMAFLFMCI
- the sdhD gene encoding succinate dehydrogenase, hydrophobic membrane anchor protein gives rise to the protein MSQSVNSVHHWWIQRVSSVILLFLFPWFIYSFSCTFYTDSSLSFSEKFINYPLELLFFVILVFCIFWHAVLGMQVVCEDYIDSVPLRIFTITCIKYLSSITYIVLAFTTFFFYRHIFL
- a CDS encoding sugar phosphate nucleotidyltransferase, with the translated sequence MRPVILCGGSGSRLWPLSKPKQFQKIFSQNTMFHNTLLRLKGDYMPPIITTNIQYESLLMQELHSLQECKVVFEPVKIGTAAATLIAVLLCDRNETILVLPSDHFIGDLNSFYVSIEKASKLASETDSIVTFGVKHHEFNYEYGYINAVYGQKEKCHIVKDFTEKPERKVSNDHYWNSGIFVFRAKRYIDEIKKIAPTLYNLCCESMKHFVSRERFLYLEQQNCAGMGDTSIDHLVIEKAENIVMIEANFDWMDVGTWGSVLELSKRFNKNFESFQAVTKGREPVLMTENDAKNLLGRVYKRPSKSLMLFINKVKEVKPIRKEIKPWGFYSVVLMGKDFLIKYLFINPLSCTSKQFHHYRDEYHIILSGVGCVSLDDKTYAITKNHVVEIPRKVFHKIENKSTRFPLEIVEFQVGKFLSDNDIVRLDDIYGRS
- a CDS encoding lipoprotein-releasing ABC transporter permease subunit, which gives rise to MSIAFEFTMAIRYLRAKNSRFCSIMALFSIIGIALGVATLIVVMSVMNGFRAKLLDSVLGINGHINVYFDRSINSDYHAVLKSIEKIPGVLKATSMTNDQVIVAANGGIVGSVVRGVSTKDLLNNTTVKNNVIMGNVKKFDEGIIIGARLAEALNIDYGDNIMLISPEGFDALSGEIPKIKEYKVVAIFDMGMFEYDNTLVYMPIKSAQAFFNYKDNVRSIEVFVDDIAMANKLANAIAKETGMRAESWQSQQSHYVNALKTERNVMFLILTLIIVVAAFNIVSSLMMIVQEKKSAIAIMRTFGATSGSIMRIFCACGLLIGFTGTCLGSIIGVVFSLNIENIRVFLENITNIKLFDPMIYFFSSLPVILVSQDVVNISALALFLSFLATIPPALKAAAQDPVEILRYE